AAATCTCGCATCGCGGTGGCCACCCCCGCCACCAGCTCCTCATCTGGTGCGACCCCTGGCTCAAGGTATAACGCTTTTAAACGCAGCACACTGGTCTTCCGCTCCAGCTTGGGATCAAAGCGCCCCACGATACGGTCCTTATGCAGGATCGACTGGCAGAAATAGCCATATTTCCGGTTCTCGGCCTTCACGTAGGACTCAATGATGTTCCGGTAGCCCCACACCTGCAGGTCTCTGCCCCGGCACCAGAACAGGTTATCAAAGAAGCTCAGGAAGGTTGTGCGCTCTGCCCGGATAGCTCCATCTGCCACCTGCTGCATGATTTGCAGCTGTCCGTGGTGCACCACCATCTCATATTGTTGACCATCCGCCAACACCGCCTGAAGCGGCACGATCACACCTTCATCCAGCAGCTCCTGTCTCACTCCCTTGGGTAATGCCCGGCGCATGTGATAGGCGTATTCGGCGATCTGGTTCGGCAGGCAGATACCCAACGCCAGCAGTCCCTGCTCAATCCAATATCGGTCGCGTTCCTGCAATCTCGGCATGCGGGTATCCACCCACCCTGGCAGCACCCGCTCCGTCAAGTCATACACGCGCTGGAAGTTCACCCGGTTGGCAATCATCAGATCACCCCGCGTGAACAGGTACTCCAGGGCGACCTTGGCTGGCTTCCAATCCCACCAGCTTCCCCGGCGCGGCCCATCGTATACAAAGTCCGAGGCTTTCAACGCCCCTTCCTGCTTAATGCGTTCATACACCACCGACACCAGCTCATGGCTTCCCTGCTGGTCCAGCCATTTGGTGTACCATCTGACCAACCCCTCTCGCCTCTTATCAAATTCGGGCAGCTGGTAACGGTAATCCTTCAGCGGCAGGATGGCTGCTACCCCCTGCACGCCCTCGAATAAGACACGTTCCTCCGGCACATAGACCAACCGGTCGAGGTCAGTGGGCGTGTAGCTGCCCAGGCGACTCCATAATACGATGTATTGGGCGCGCTGGATCAGGTTGAGGGTATCGATCTGCACGTAATTCAGCTGTTCAACCATCCGTTTGATGTCCCTTATATCCGGCGTTGTATCAGCCGCGTTGGGTCGGGTCAATCCTTGGGCATGCAAGGCCATGGTTCTGACCGCAGACAGTGGGTAAACCGTCATGCCCCACCCTGTCCATAGAAGACCACCTCGTGCGAGACCAGCCTGCCCTGGTTATAGCTGAACTTGGCGGAGAAGATACCCGGCCGATCCAACCAGGTGAGGAAGATGGCATCTCCATCCCACAAATGCAACGAGGTAAGCTCGGTATTATTCACCCACTGCAGGTTGCCTTCTGGCGAGTCAATCAGCTCGCCCGTGAATTCGGTCACGACGTACACGAACACATACCAGTCCTCAAAATCATCGAAGGCTGGGAAGGTCAGGATTCCCTTGAGCTGCGGGTGACGAGCTCGCAAGCCTGATTCTTCGTAGATCTCGCGCACAGCACATTCTTCCGGCATCTCACCGGGATCCAGCTTGCCGCCCAGTCCGTTCCACTTGCCCTGGTGCATGTCATTGGCTTTCTTGATGCGGTGCACCATCAGGGTCTGTCCATCGCGCCGCAGGTAACACAGTGTGGCTAGCTTCATTGATACCTCGTTGATTGATCCTTATCCACTAGCTGACGAGCAAGTGCTAACAGCCTGTCTTCATCGAAATATATGCCTTCGTCCATACGTGCGGCAGCCGCCACAGGAATGTACACTTCAAGCTGCTTCCCCTCGATGGGATTGAGCTGAAAATACCGCCGCAGATAGATCTGGTAGAACGGTCGCTGGATGATATTGAGCAGCTGAGCGCCATGGAAGCCTGAAGGTAGGCGCCCACCCCCAAATAGCAGGCTCGAGCGTGCCACGTCCATCAGTGGGCTGCCGCGTGAGGCATCGATCCAATCAATGATCACTGGCCCTCGCCTTGTCAGCAGGATATTACCGGGATGAAAATCGCCATGGCAGAGCTGATTCTCTTCCGGCATCTGGTTTACCACAGAGAACGCAGCCTGGCGCACCTGTTCAGGGAGCTTCTCGGCCCCTGAGATCTTGCTAATCAAGCACTCCTTCTGAGATGGCAGCTCGGGCACCTGGCGGGTGTGCATGTCGGCCTGCAGGTTAGCGAGCTGACGGGCAAATAGGGGCAGCTTCCACGGCTTACGGATCAGCATCTCTGTCATCGACGGTCCATCCACCCGCTCCAGCTCCAGCCCAAACCGGCCATTCATCTCGATAACATCCCCCACTGCCGGAACAGGCAGACCGGTGGCATGCACGGCGCGGCTGAGCCGCGCCTCATATTCCACAGTCTGAGGCGAGCGGCCCAGCCTGAAAAGCTTGAGCACACAACCTTCCCGCCAGGCGAAGATCTCAGCAGTTAACCCGACTGCAATGAGGGCACCGAGCTTATCCATGGCTGCACTTCTCACAAGGTTTTACATACGCTTCCCCATATCCATTCATAGATCCTCCCGCTTCACACCTTCAAACTCGAGGATGAAGTCCGCTCCATACGCCAGGGAGGGCGTTTGAAAGCCGGGTTTGAGCTCGCCTTTGAGCACCCGCTCCACGATCGCCACGGCCGTTTCAGCGGTGAGCTGGTAGCCATTCGGTGTTTCCAACCTTGATATAACCTGCTGCCCTGCTGGATTGCTGGCAATGCCTATGAGACGGCTGAGCCCAGTTCGAAGTTGCTCTTCTGAAGGTCCAGGAGGTGACTGCAACGCCATCCACCGGAAGAGCCGCTTGACGACTGGCCAGCCGGACAGCCCTACAAATAGGCGGAGGATAGGCACCATGCGCCACATACGCTTGGAGAAAACCATGTACGTTTCAATATTAGGGATACCAGTGCTGTAGTAAGCTGTAGAGACATCCCCCCAGGGTATGTTCAGGGCAGCCCGCGGTCCACGCCCGAAATCAAACATGCTGACCTGCCCGAGGAGCGGCACACGAAGCAGCTTCCCATCCCGGCGTACCACACCACCCTCAGCCAGGTGCTCAATGCTCGTCAGCATGGTACCGCGCGATGACCCACCACCCAACCCCAGGATGGCAATCGTTAGCTGAGTGGCATCGGGAAGACGTCGTTTTAAATGGCTTGCCAGGCAGTCCGACGGGACCACGTCAAAACCCACACCTGGCAGCAGCATCACGCCCGCCTCCCTGGCATCATGATCCTTGGCTGCCAGTGCTTCGAACACCGGGATCTCACCCGTGATATCCAGGTAGTGCCGGCCAGCACGCAGGCATGCTTCGACCATTGGCTGGTAAGTGCGTGAAAAAGGTCCGGCGCAATTCAGCACCAGGGGCACTTCGCTAACTGCAACATCCAGCGCCCTCGGGTCATCTACCGACAGGGCGCGGTATTTCACGCCAAGCCGGTCAGCCTGCTTTACAAGGCGCGCGTTATCCCGGCCGGATAGGATCGGCTGGAGCTCGTGCTGTACAGCCAGGTCGGCGATCAGCGACCCTGTATAACCATAGGAGCCATAAAGAAGAAATGGTTGAGACATTGCCATAATCCTGAAGTATAGTCGAGTAAAATTCGCTTAATCATAATCCTGTTTAAGGGAGGTCTGCCATGAAGATTGGCGTAGTATTTCCGCAAACTGAGTTTCCACCTGATCCACTTGCCGTGCGTGATTATGCCCAGGCGGTCGAAGGGCTGGGCTACAGCCACATGCACGCGTATGATCACGTTTTGGGAGCCAACCCTGAACGTCCAGGAGGCTGGACCGGACCATACACTTTCAAACACGCCTTCTTCGAGCCGTTTGTGCTATTCAGTTTCCTGGCCGGGCTGACCCAGCGCATCGAGTTTGCCACCGGCATCCTCATCCTGCCCCAACGCCAGACTGCCCTGGTAGCCAAGCAAGCTGCCACCCTGGATGTGCTCAGCCAGGGTCGACTACGCCTGGGGGTGGGTAACGGCTGGAATGAAGTTGAATATATCACCTTGGGAGAAGACTTCCATACTCGCGGCCGTCGCATGGAAGAGCAGGTAGAGCTGCTCAGGCTGTTATGGACTCAACCTTTGGTGAAATTTGAAGGCCGCTTCGACAACATCCCTGATGCGGGACTCAACCCCCTGCCAGTCCAGCGACCCATCCCCATCTGGTTCGGCGGTACCGATGACAAGGTTATCCAGCGTATGGCGCGTATGGGTGATGGCTGGATGCTGAACATTCGCTCCCTCGAGCAAGCTCGACCTGCCTTGGATAAATTGGCTAACTACCTGGAGGAAGCCTCCCGGGATAAAACGAGTTTCGGTATCGACTTGCGTCTCAATCTAAGCCTTGTCGGGCTTGAAGCCTGGCAGGATTTCACTCATACCTGTGAGGAATTAGGTGCGTCCCACCTTACTGTCAATACCATGGGAATGGGAAATGACACCCCCTTGAAGCATCTATCTGCTTTACAGAGCTTTGCTACTGCGATCGGATTAACTACTTAGATCAGCTTACCCAGCCAGGCTTCATGGCGCTGGCCACTGCGCTCATCCCCGTTGAAGAAAGCCAGGTAGCTCATCAGCTGGAAAGGCAAGAATTTCTGCTGTTCGGGGTGGTAGCGTGTGAGGTCGTAGTACGAGCGCCAGGTCCCCGTATTCACCAGGTATTGGTAATTATCCTTCCCATTCCGGGTATATACATCCAAGGGAATGATCTCGTGGTGGTGGGTATGCCCGTAAACGATAAAATCTGCCTGCCGGCTGGTAAAAGCATTCTCCTTCATGGCATGTTTTACAAATGACCAGTCACTATCGAATATTTTCTTCTTCAACCGTAGGATCATCTTATTGAAATGTTCAATAGAAGTCCAACGTGTCAGCCTGAGCACCAATTCCAGCTCATCTACATTATAAAAGGGATTCCAATGGTTATCCTGGCTGCGAACAAAATCCAGCTGCAGGAATTCAGATACCAGTTCATTCCAAATTCCTTTTAGGATTTGCTCTACTTTTACTGGTACACCATAATTGCGTAACTGGCTGCCCACCCATAATGGGACAGCCGCGTTGGGGCGCACGTTGATCATCTCGTGCAAGCCACGGTAAAAGTCATTTGGCAGGCTGCCACCTAGTTGTTTTTCTGCTTCCATGGGAAAACGTGTCACCAATTCAATTGAGAAGGCATCCCCGAGGGTGGCTGAATCACGTCCCAGGTCAGAGTTATAACACCACTTATCGTAGCGGTCTCCATGCCGGGCAAAAACCCGATATTTTTCGAATAACGCGGCCAGCTCGTCCCAATCATGTGGCTCATAAGGGATAGGCGCAGGCGGATTTTGTAAGCCCATTGATTCGATGAGCAATCGGTGGGTATGGTGATTGACTTCACCGGGCAAGTGATAAAACCAGTCATGGTTGCCAATCATGTAATAGGTATTAACCGGTATTGGCATACGCTCACTCGCCTTATCCGCGGGCTTTCCCTGGGATGTGGCTGGAGGTAATGAGATCGCTTCGCCCCTGGCCATCTCACGCATGATCGCCATCGACTCATGGTTATGCTCCAGGATTGCCTGGGTGATTTCCTGTATCTTTTCAGCTAATTCAGCTTTCTCAGGGTTTATCCAGGCGCGTACCTGGGTTGGTAGACCTGATTCATCCTGCAGCCAGCGGGTGGAATGGATCAACTCGAAGATGTCTCCCAATAGAAGCAGGTCAATTCTCTCCAGTGGTCGGTAATCCCCATCTTTTCGGAAGGATGCCGAGTATGCCAGCTGCTCCAGCCGATCACGAAAGAATCGAAACGTGTTGGGAGATAGTGATTTCCCACACGTGCCATCATCCAGGTGGATATCGCTGATCGCTACCAGCATAGGCTAACAACCTCTCAGCGAAACCTTCATGGGATGGAGCTCTGCCATCATCACATTGCTCTGCACCGATGGGTCGTTCAGCATAAATTGGCGCGCCTCCTCTTCACTCCCCGCTCTAAGCACCACCACACCGAAGGTCTCATCCAGGCAAGGGCCTGCTAATAAAATAATTTTTTTATCCACAGCTTGCTTTAGATATTGATAATGGGCATCCATCATTTCATTTTCAAGCGCTGTGGGGCTCTCAAAGAACTCATGCCGCAGGGGATGGATCAGGTAAATGTACTCTCCCATATGGGCCTCAAATATAGAACCTTTCCGGGTCAATCTCCTCCCGCAACAGCCGTAGCTCCTCGGCGCTGGGTGGCTCATTCATGGGTACATGCTCAGGGATGATCAGCTCAAAGCCAGTGTTATCGATCACTTCATTCACGCTAACGCCAGGATGAGTGGCTGCCAGACGCATGCGATAACTGCCTCCTGGTCTAGTGTCGTAATCCATCAATGCCAGGGTGGAGACGACGTTGATCGGCCGGGTGCCCCGGGGCAAGCCCGCGTTCTCACGAGCCAGCTCACCCGTCAGGTACCCCGGTGTGGTCACAAAATCCACTTTGGGCACGAAGCGTCGTTTATCGTGTTGCATGATTGCCACCGTCATCCAGCATTGGCTTCCCACATCATTGCCACCCCCGCTACCGGGCAGGCGCGCTTTGGGGTGATCATGATCACCGATGGTGACGGAGTTCAGGTTACCGTATGGGTCAATCTGCGCTCCACCCAGGAACCCATAGTCAATGAAACCACGTTGAGCGGTTTCCATCAGCTCGCAGATACCGGCTGCCACCAGGCCCTTGTGAAATGTGCGTGCCTCTCCAACTGCCCGGGGAAGCTCTTCCATGATGGCACCCAGCCCGCCAAACTCAAACACCGGGACGAGGTTCGGGGCTTTCGTTTTAGCCGCCAGCATAGCGGCCAGCATAGGGATGCCAGTCCCAATAAACGCCGTTGTTCCATCCTGGAATAGGCGGGCAGCCACACAGATCATCAGCTCAGTCTTGGAATAGGTTTGGTCCGTCATTATCCACCTCCCTTTACACCCGCTTTTCCCGTTGATCCACCAGCTGTGAAAGCTGCTCTTCGCCAATCAGCTTCATATATTCCTCATGGTTCGCTACACCATAAACATATTTATCCAGGTAGGCTTTGGCACCTTCCGCGGTTTTGCTCGATTCGACCCATTCCCGGATCACTGCCTCATCCCGCCCGTACATATAGGCCATTTCGCCTGGGTGTGAGCCAAAGGGAGCGTGTACCACGGCATCCACCAGGTAATAGGGGATGATCGTCCGGTCGGGGTATTTACGAATTTCATCTGTATCGACGATCTCCTCCGCGCTGAGGATCAGCCGTTTGGTCGCCCGAGCCATTTCTGCCCCAAAACCAGTGATACCTTCGATCTGGGCATTTCCGTAGCGATCTGCCCGGTGTACATGGATGAT
This sequence is a window from Anaerolineales bacterium. Protein-coding genes within it:
- a CDS encoding DNA mismatch repair protein MutT, whose amino-acid sequence is MKLATLCYLRRDGQTLMVHRIKKANDMHQGKWNGLGGKLDPGEMPEECAVREIYEESGLRARHPQLKGILTFPAFDDFEDWYVFVYVVTEFTGELIDSPEGNLQWVNNTELTSLHLWDGDAIFLTWLDRPGIFSAKFSYNQGRLVSHEVVFYGQGGA
- a CDS encoding saccharopine dehydrogenase, with the protein product MSQPFLLYGSYGYTGSLIADLAVQHELQPILSGRDNARLVKQADRLGVKYRALSVDDPRALDVAVSEVPLVLNCAGPFSRTYQPMVEACLRAGRHYLDITGEIPVFEALAAKDHDAREAGVMLLPGVGFDVVPSDCLASHLKRRLPDATQLTIAILGLGGGSSRGTMLTSIEHLAEGGVVRRDGKLLRVPLLGQVSMFDFGRGPRAALNIPWGDVSTAYYSTGIPNIETYMVFSKRMWRMVPILRLFVGLSGWPVVKRLFRWMALQSPPGPSEEQLRTGLSRLIGIASNPAGQQVISRLETPNGYQLTAETAVAIVERVLKGELKPGFQTPSLAYGADFILEFEGVKREDL
- a CDS encoding LLM class F420-dependent oxidoreductase, giving the protein MKIGVVFPQTEFPPDPLAVRDYAQAVEGLGYSHMHAYDHVLGANPERPGGWTGPYTFKHAFFEPFVLFSFLAGLTQRIEFATGILILPQRQTALVAKQAATLDVLSQGRLRLGVGNGWNEVEYITLGEDFHTRGRRMEEQVELLRLLWTQPLVKFEGRFDNIPDAGLNPLPVQRPIPIWFGGTDDKVIQRMARMGDGWMLNIRSLEQARPALDKLANYLEEASRDKTSFGIDLRLNLSLVGLEAWQDFTHTCEELGASHLTVNTMGMGNDTPLKHLSALQSFATAIGLTT
- a CDS encoding 3-oxoacid CoA-transferase — its product is MTDQTYSKTELMICVAARLFQDGTTAFIGTGIPMLAAMLAAKTKAPNLVPVFEFGGLGAIMEELPRAVGEARTFHKGLVAAGICELMETAQRGFIDYGFLGGAQIDPYGNLNSVTIGDHDHPKARLPGSGGGNDVGSQCWMTVAIMQHDKRRFVPKVDFVTTPGYLTGELARENAGLPRGTRPINVVSTLALMDYDTRPGGSYRMRLAATHPGVSVNEVIDNTGFELIIPEHVPMNEPPSAEELRLLREEIDPERFYI